A region of Aquarana catesbeiana isolate 2022-GZ linkage group LG08, ASM4218655v1, whole genome shotgun sequence DNA encodes the following proteins:
- the EEF1AKMT2 gene encoding EEF1A lysine methyltransferase 2 isoform X1 — translation MSDTEFCPSALGTKKHWDDVYSRELKGFQEYGDEGEIWFGEGSMTRVVRWINAQKIPHSSSILDIGTGNGMLLVELAKAGYSNLMGVDYCADAIALARSICEKEEVSQSVKLQVTDFLGSFSPSEQFDICLDKGTFDAVSLDPSNAQEKRSQYVNVLCTILKPKGLFLITSCNWTKEELLKQFDKAFEMKDELPTPTFSFGGQTGHSVTALVFQRRDNS, via the exons CTGGGATGATGTCTACAGTCGTGAACTGAAAGGTTTCCAGGAGTATGGTGATGAAGGAGAGATCTG GTTTGGTGAAGGTAGCATGACTCGAGTGGTTCGATGGATAAATGCCCAGAAAATACCACATAGCTCATCAATACTGGATATTGGCACTGGGAATGGCATGTTATTGGTGGAACTG GCAAAGGCTGGATACAGCAATCTTATGGGTGTGGACTACTGTGCTGATGCAATAGCGCTTGCTAGAAGTATATGTGAAAAAGAAGAGGTTTCCCAGAGTGTGAAACTCCAG GTTACAGATTTTCTGGGCTCCTTCAGTCCTTCAGAACAGTTTGACATCTGTCTGGATAAAGGCACCTTTGATGCAGTGAGTCTGGATCCCAGCAATGCGCAAGAAAAACGTAGTCAGTATGTAAATGTGCTCTGTACAATTTTAAAACCCAAAGGCCTTTTTCTCATCACATCCTGCAACTGGACCAAAGAGGAACTGCTCAAACAGTTTGACAAAG cgtTTGAAATGAAAGATGAACTTCCCACACCTACCTTCAGTTTTGGAGGACAGACAGGTCACAGCGTCACGGCTCTGGTATTCCAGAGGAGGGACAACTCTTAA
- the EEF1AKMT2 gene encoding EEF1A lysine methyltransferase 2 isoform X2: MTRVVRWINAQKIPHSSSILDIGTGNGMLLVELAKAGYSNLMGVDYCADAIALARSICEKEEVSQSVKLQVTDFLGSFSPSEQFDICLDKGTFDAVSLDPSNAQEKRSQYVNVLCTILKPKGLFLITSCNWTKEELLKQFDKAFEMKDELPTPTFSFGGQTGHSVTALVFQRRDNS, from the exons ATGACTCGAGTGGTTCGATGGATAAATGCCCAGAAAATACCACATAGCTCATCAATACTGGATATTGGCACTGGGAATGGCATGTTATTGGTGGAACTG GCAAAGGCTGGATACAGCAATCTTATGGGTGTGGACTACTGTGCTGATGCAATAGCGCTTGCTAGAAGTATATGTGAAAAAGAAGAGGTTTCCCAGAGTGTGAAACTCCAG GTTACAGATTTTCTGGGCTCCTTCAGTCCTTCAGAACAGTTTGACATCTGTCTGGATAAAGGCACCTTTGATGCAGTGAGTCTGGATCCCAGCAATGCGCAAGAAAAACGTAGTCAGTATGTAAATGTGCTCTGTACAATTTTAAAACCCAAAGGCCTTTTTCTCATCACATCCTGCAACTGGACCAAAGAGGAACTGCTCAAACAGTTTGACAAAG cgtTTGAAATGAAAGATGAACTTCCCACACCTACCTTCAGTTTTGGAGGACAGACAGGTCACAGCGTCACGGCTCTGGTATTCCAGAGGAGGGACAACTCTTAA